In the Streptomyces formicae genome, one interval contains:
- a CDS encoding VIT1/CCC1 transporter family protein, which translates to MAIIENEATLHEAHRDNHTHRDVNGGWLRPAVFGAMDGLVSNLALMTGVAGGAVSRETIVITGLAGLAAGAFSMAAGEYTSVASQRELVQAELDIERRELRKHPKDEERELAELYASRGVEPELAREVARQLSKDPEQALEIHAREELGIDPGDLPSPTVAAVSSFGSFALGALLPVLPYLLGATVLWPALLLAMIGLFACGAVVAKVTARSWWFSGLRQLALGGAAAGVTYALGSLFGTAVG; encoded by the coding sequence ATGGCGATCATCGAGAACGAAGCGACACTGCACGAGGCGCACCGCGACAACCACACCCACCGGGACGTGAACGGCGGCTGGCTGCGCCCCGCGGTCTTCGGCGCGATGGACGGCCTCGTCTCGAACCTGGCCCTGATGACCGGTGTCGCGGGCGGCGCCGTCTCGCGGGAGACGATCGTCATCACCGGCCTCGCGGGGCTCGCCGCCGGTGCCTTCTCGATGGCCGCGGGGGAGTACACCTCCGTCGCCTCGCAGCGCGAGCTCGTCCAGGCCGAACTGGACATCGAGCGCCGGGAGCTGCGCAAGCACCCCAAGGACGAGGAGCGGGAGCTCGCCGAGCTGTACGCCTCGCGGGGCGTCGAGCCCGAGCTGGCCCGCGAGGTCGCCAGGCAGCTGTCCAAGGATCCCGAGCAGGCCCTGGAGATCCACGCCCGCGAGGAGCTCGGCATCGACCCGGGCGACCTTCCCTCGCCGACCGTCGCCGCGGTCTCCTCGTTCGGTTCGTTCGCGCTGGGCGCGCTGCTTCCCGTACTGCCGTACCTGCTCGGCGCGACCGTGCTCTGGCCCGCCCTGCTCCTCGCCATGATCGGGCTCTTCGCGTGCGGTGCCGTGGTGGCCAAGGTGACGGCGCGCTCGTGGTGGTTCAGCGGGCTGCGGCAGCTCGCGCTCGGCGGTGCGGCCGCCGGTGTGACGTACGCCCTGGGCAGCTTGTTCGGGACCGCCGTAGGATAA
- a CDS encoding ADP-ribosylglycohydrolase family protein, protein MPTTARVPSVPPPGDADDLRERARGALLGLAVGDALGAPAENMKPSEIRRRWGRITGYVAEHPAGTDDTEYAIFSGLLLARHGSALTVAHVETAWHQWIADLDEGPFRGAGFSERGTLENLRRGLAAPISAQHRHAWSDGLAMRAAPFGVFAAGRPREAARLVAIDGSVSHDGEGIYGGQAVAAGVAAAMAGARVDAVVAAALAAIPDDCWTSRSLRRAVAVADRGERAVRSAVVIGGYPWTDLAPEAVGLAFGAYAAARGDFAAAVLTAVNMGRDADTTAAVAGALSGATCGASAIPLDWSGAIGPARGSCLPSMRGHHVLDIAELLTPDSEEGEA, encoded by the coding sequence ATGCCGACCACCGCACGCGTTCCCTCGGTCCCGCCGCCCGGCGACGCCGACGACCTCCGCGAACGGGCGCGCGGCGCGCTGCTCGGCCTGGCGGTCGGCGACGCGCTCGGCGCCCCCGCCGAGAACATGAAGCCGTCCGAGATCCGCCGCCGTTGGGGCCGCATCACCGGATACGTCGCCGAGCACCCGGCGGGCACGGACGACACCGAGTACGCGATCTTCTCCGGGCTGCTGCTCGCCCGGCACGGCTCCGCCCTGACGGTCGCGCACGTCGAGACCGCCTGGCACCAGTGGATCGCGGACCTGGACGAAGGCCCGTTCCGCGGCGCGGGGTTCAGCGAGCGCGGCACCCTGGAGAACCTGCGCAGGGGCCTCGCCGCCCCCATCTCCGCCCAGCACCGGCACGCGTGGAGCGACGGCCTCGCGATGCGGGCCGCGCCCTTCGGCGTCTTCGCGGCGGGCCGCCCGCGCGAGGCGGCCCGCCTCGTCGCGATCGACGGCTCGGTCAGCCACGACGGCGAGGGCATCTACGGCGGCCAGGCGGTGGCGGCGGGCGTCGCGGCGGCCATGGCGGGCGCGCGGGTCGACGCCGTGGTGGCGGCGGCGCTCGCCGCGATCCCCGACGACTGCTGGACCTCCCGCTCGCTGCGCCGCGCGGTGGCGGTCGCCGACCGGGGCGAGCGCGCGGTCCGCTCCGCGGTGGTGATCGGCGGGTACCCCTGGACCGACCTCGCCCCCGAGGCGGTGGGCCTCGCCTTCGGGGCGTACGCGGCGGCGCGCGGCGACTTCGCCGCGGCCGTCCTGACCGCGGTCAACATGGGCCGCGACGCGGACACGACGGCGGCGGTGGCGGGCGCGCTCTCCGGCGCCACGTGCGGCGCCTCGGCGATCCCCCTCGACTGGTCGGGGGCGATCGGCCCGGCGCGCGGCAGCTGCCTCCCGTCGATGCGCGGCCATCACGTACTGGACATCGCGGAGTTGCTGACACCGGACTCCGAGGAGGGAGAAGCGTGA
- a CDS encoding ADP-ribosylglycohydrolase family protein — translation MTPTPSTPASSAPGPGAPTPGSPDLADRITGSLVGAAVGDALGGPVEGYAPEQIAERHGGRVRGVVGPWNGDRWRTARPIAPYHKGDGHVTDDTLMTHALVRVYDTVRDHLDAYAVADHLVPDLMTTPRWIPELEAEAIPLHRIFLAEKWLAARLHYGHVDPREAGTGNIVNCGAAMYMAPVGLVNAANPAAAYAEALDVAGAHQSSYGREAAGVFAAAVAAACAPGATPDSVIGTCLDLAKDGTRAAIEAVAEAAAPHRDFETALAPLRAAVAPFDTVGPDYRAPSLGARRPSRLHSIEELPIALGMLLVGEGDYRRTVLGSVNYGRDCDSIATMSGGLVGALRGEAAIPREWSKTVSEASRLDLHAPARVLTDVAREVFTRDVRHRRAHESAFASLTAAR, via the coding sequence ATGACGCCCACACCTAGCACTCCGGCATCCAGCGCCCCGGGACCCGGCGCTCCGACGCCCGGCAGCCCGGATCTGGCGGACCGCATCACCGGCAGCCTCGTCGGAGCGGCGGTCGGCGACGCGCTCGGCGGTCCCGTCGAGGGGTACGCCCCCGAGCAGATCGCCGAGCGGCACGGCGGCCGCGTCCGGGGCGTCGTCGGCCCCTGGAACGGCGACCGGTGGCGCACCGCACGGCCCATCGCGCCGTACCACAAGGGCGACGGCCACGTCACCGACGACACCTTGATGACGCACGCCCTCGTCCGCGTCTACGACACCGTCCGCGATCACCTCGACGCGTACGCGGTCGCCGACCACCTGGTCCCCGACCTGATGACGACGCCCCGCTGGATCCCCGAACTGGAGGCCGAGGCGATCCCCCTGCACCGGATCTTCCTCGCCGAGAAGTGGCTCGCCGCCCGGCTCCACTACGGCCACGTCGACCCGCGCGAGGCGGGCACCGGCAACATCGTCAACTGCGGTGCGGCGATGTACATGGCGCCGGTCGGCCTGGTCAACGCGGCGAACCCGGCGGCCGCCTACGCCGAGGCGCTCGACGTCGCGGGCGCCCACCAGTCGTCGTACGGCCGCGAGGCGGCGGGCGTCTTCGCGGCGGCGGTCGCGGCGGCCTGCGCGCCGGGCGCGACCCCGGACTCGGTGATCGGCACCTGCCTGGACCTGGCGAAGGACGGGACGCGCGCGGCGATCGAGGCGGTGGCCGAAGCGGCGGCGCCGCACCGCGACTTCGAGACGGCGCTGGCCCCGCTGCGCGCGGCGGTCGCCCCGTTCGACACCGTCGGCCCCGACTACCGCGCCCCCTCCCTCGGCGCCCGCCGCCCCTCCCGGCTGCACTCCATCGAGGAACTCCCCATCGCCCTCGGCATGCTCCTGGTCGGCGAGGGCGACTACCGCCGCACGGTCCTCGGCTCGGTCAACTACGGCAGGGACTGCGACTCCATCGCGACGATGAGCGGCGGACTCGTGGGCGCCCTGCGCGGCGAGGCGGCAATCCCGCGCGAGTGGTCCAAGACGGTGTCCGAGGCGAGCCGCCTCGACCTGCACGCCCCGGCGCGAGTCCTCACGGACGTGGCGCGCGAAGTCTTCACCCGCGACGTACGTCACCGCCGCGCCCACGAATCCGCCTTCGCGTCGCTCACGGCCGCCCGGTGA
- a CDS encoding ADP-ribosylglycohydrolase family protein — translation MIRLTWVQPEDLIGHELRQAELEGRDVASVRSRWLTAGGHEAPARAGASPGPTPAHLRALAEQLLDELAAAAPLWAGGPQGEWGLPCSSEAESLGKGGHNAPSPSADTTTQELLPRLHAAWLGRAAGCLLGKPVEKLPLDGIRSLAKATGNWPLRTWFTERGVPPALRATYPWNKRSAKTSLAENIDGMPEDDDLNYPLLNLILLQRHGKTFTTTDVARLWLDELPAGRTFTAERVAYRNLLTGIEPPRTATHRNPFREWIGALIRADVHGWTNPGDPAAAAAQAHRDATLTHTANGVHGAEFAAATIAEAAAGRGDVHHCLRAGLSVVPPRSRLALAVRHGIQLAEEERDFDRVVDRLHAAHADHHWVHVIPNAALLAAALTHADGDFTGSLTRAVSGGWDTDSNGATAGSVAGLLAGRPDRIPDHWTAPLKNRLATSIGDFDGIGFDTLAELTAREAHRS, via the coding sequence GTGATCCGCCTGACCTGGGTCCAGCCGGAGGACCTGATCGGCCACGAGCTCCGACAGGCGGAACTGGAGGGCCGTGACGTCGCATCGGTACGTTCGCGCTGGCTGACGGCGGGCGGCCACGAGGCACCTGCTCGCGCGGGCGCGTCCCCTGGTCCGACCCCGGCCCACCTCAGAGCCCTGGCGGAACAACTCCTGGACGAACTGGCGGCGGCTGCCCCGTTGTGGGCAGGCGGGCCGCAGGGCGAGTGGGGTCTCCCCTGCTCGAGCGAAGCCGAGAGCTTGGGGAAGGGTGGGCACAACGCCCCGTCGCCGAGTGCCGATACGACGACACAGGAGCTGCTCCCACGCCTCCACGCAGCCTGGCTGGGCAGAGCAGCCGGATGCCTCCTGGGCAAGCCGGTCGAGAAGCTCCCCCTGGACGGCATCAGAAGCCTCGCCAAGGCCACAGGCAACTGGCCCTTGCGCACATGGTTCACGGAAAGAGGCGTCCCACCCGCACTGAGGGCCACGTACCCCTGGAACAAGCGCTCCGCAAAGACCTCCCTCGCCGAGAACATCGACGGCATGCCGGAGGACGACGACCTCAACTACCCCCTCCTCAACCTCATCCTCCTCCAGCGCCACGGAAAGACCTTCACCACCACGGACGTGGCACGGCTCTGGCTGGACGAACTCCCCGCGGGCCGCACCTTCACCGCCGAACGCGTCGCGTACCGCAACCTCCTCACCGGCATCGAGCCCCCGCGCACCGCCACCCACCGCAACCCGTTCCGCGAGTGGATCGGCGCCCTGATCCGCGCCGACGTGCACGGCTGGACCAACCCCGGCGACCCGGCCGCGGCCGCCGCACAGGCCCACCGCGACGCGACCCTGACCCACACGGCGAACGGCGTCCACGGCGCGGAGTTCGCCGCGGCCACCATCGCCGAGGCGGCGGCAGGACGCGGCGACGTGCACCACTGCCTGCGGGCCGGGCTCTCCGTCGTACCGCCCCGGTCGCGGCTCGCCCTCGCCGTCCGGCACGGGATCCAACTGGCCGAGGAGGAGCGGGACTTCGACCGCGTGGTCGACCGGCTGCACGCCGCCCACGCCGACCACCACTGGGTCCACGTCATCCCCAACGCCGCCCTGCTCGCCGCCGCCCTCACCCACGCCGACGGCGACTTCACCGGCTCCCTCACCCGCGCGGTCTCCGGCGGCTGGGACACCGACTCCAACGGCGCGACCGCGGGGTCCGTCGCGGGCCTGCTCGCCGGTCGCCCGGACAGGATCCCGGACCACTGGACGGCCCCGCTCAAGAACCGACTCGCCACGTCCATCGGCGACTTCGACGGCATCGGCTTCGACACCCTCGCAGAACTCACCGCCCGGGAGGCGCACCGCTCATGA
- the rbsK gene encoding ribokinase → MTPTPHIAVLGSANMDLVAYVAKAPQRGETVTGREFRTVPGGKGANQAVAAARAGATVSMIGAVGTDAHGTRLRSALEHSGVDTDLLRTVETATGTAHIVVDDDGGNSIVVIPGANGTLTALAPGDEGLIASADALLLQLEVPLDGVLAAAQAARRHGVRTVLTPAPAQPLPPELLAATDLLLPNEHEAAALTGIADDPRAAAGALLSQVPEVVITLGSRGSLYAARGADPVVVPARRVTAVDTTGAGDTFAGTLAVALAEGNSVADALGWASAAAALSVQRTGASASMPYRSEIDGEAQVAS, encoded by the coding sequence ATGACCCCCACGCCCCACATCGCCGTCCTCGGCAGCGCCAACATGGACCTCGTCGCGTACGTCGCGAAGGCCCCGCAGCGCGGCGAGACCGTGACGGGACGCGAGTTCCGCACGGTCCCCGGCGGCAAGGGCGCCAACCAGGCCGTCGCCGCGGCCCGCGCGGGCGCCACCGTCTCCATGATCGGTGCGGTCGGCACCGACGCCCACGGCACCCGGCTCCGGTCGGCGCTCGAACACTCCGGCGTCGACACCGACCTGCTGCGCACCGTCGAGACGGCGACCGGCACCGCGCACATCGTGGTCGACGACGACGGAGGCAACTCGATCGTCGTCATCCCCGGCGCCAACGGCACGCTGACCGCGCTCGCCCCCGGCGACGAGGGCCTGATCGCCTCGGCCGACGCACTCCTTCTCCAACTGGAGGTCCCGCTCGACGGCGTCCTCGCCGCCGCGCAGGCCGCCCGACGGCACGGCGTACGCACGGTGCTCACCCCGGCCCCCGCGCAGCCCCTGCCGCCCGAACTCCTCGCGGCCACCGACCTGTTGCTGCCCAACGAGCACGAGGCGGCCGCGCTCACCGGCATCGCCGACGACCCGCGTGCGGCGGCCGGGGCGCTCCTCTCCCAGGTCCCCGAGGTCGTGATCACCCTGGGTTCGCGGGGCAGTCTGTACGCGGCCCGTGGCGCCGATCCCGTCGTGGTGCCCGCGCGCCGGGTCACCGCGGTCGACACGACGGGCGCGGGCGACACCTTCGCGGGCACCCTCGCCGTGGCGCTCGCCGAGGGCAACTCCGTTGCCGACGCGCTCGGTTGGGCCTCGGCGGCGGCCGCGCTCTCCGTCCAGCGGACCGGCGCGTCGGCCTCCATGCCGTACCGCTCGGAGATCGACGGCGAGGCGCAGGTCGCCTCATGA
- a CDS encoding CaiB/BaiF CoA transferase family protein, producing the protein MTPPLTGLRVLDLATLFAGPLAATMLGDFGAEVIKVEHPTRPDPSRGHGPSKDGVGLWWKLLGRNKRTMTLDLSSPGGRDTLLRLAATADVVVENFRPGTLEKWDLGWPELSAANPRLVLARVTGFGQFGPYAHRPGFGTLAEAMSGFAAITGDPEGPPTLPPFGLADAIAGLATAYAVMTALAGRDRTGRGQVVDMAIIEPILTVLGPQPLWYDQLGHVQPRTGNRSANNAPRNTYRTADGGWVAVSTSAQSVAERVMRLVGRPELIAEPWFASGADRARHADVLDEAVGSWIARRTRAEVIDAFEKAEAAVAPVQDVRDVMTDPQYAALDTITTVQDPELGPLRMQNVLFRLSETPGAITWAGRPHGADTDAVLTELGLTEREITTLRKEGAL; encoded by the coding sequence ATGACGCCTCCGCTGACCGGCCTGCGCGTCCTCGACCTGGCCACCCTCTTCGCGGGGCCGCTCGCCGCCACGATGCTCGGCGACTTCGGCGCGGAGGTCATCAAGGTCGAGCACCCCACCCGTCCCGACCCCTCGCGCGGCCACGGCCCCTCCAAGGACGGCGTCGGCCTGTGGTGGAAGCTGCTCGGCCGCAACAAGCGCACGATGACGCTCGACCTGTCGTCGCCCGGCGGCCGCGACACGCTGCTCCGCCTGGCCGCCACCGCCGACGTCGTCGTCGAGAACTTCCGCCCCGGCACCCTGGAGAAGTGGGACCTGGGCTGGCCCGAACTGAGCGCGGCCAACCCCCGTCTGGTCCTCGCCCGCGTCACCGGCTTCGGCCAGTTCGGCCCGTACGCGCACCGCCCCGGCTTCGGCACGCTCGCGGAGGCGATGAGCGGTTTCGCCGCGATCACCGGCGATCCCGAAGGCCCGCCGACGCTCCCGCCGTTCGGGCTCGCCGACGCGATCGCGGGCCTCGCGACGGCGTACGCGGTGATGACGGCGCTCGCGGGGCGCGACCGCACGGGCCGCGGCCAGGTCGTCGACATGGCGATCATCGAGCCGATCCTCACGGTCCTCGGCCCCCAGCCGCTCTGGTACGACCAGTTGGGCCACGTACAGCCCCGCACCGGCAACCGCTCCGCCAACAACGCGCCCCGCAACACCTACCGCACGGCGGACGGCGGTTGGGTCGCCGTCTCCACCTCGGCCCAGTCCGTCGCGGAGCGCGTCATGCGTCTGGTCGGCCGCCCCGAACTGATCGCCGAACCGTGGTTCGCTTCGGGCGCCGACCGCGCGCGGCACGCGGACGTCCTCGACGAGGCCGTGGGCTCCTGGATCGCCCGCCGCACCCGCGCCGAGGTGATCGACGCCTTCGAGAAGGCCGAGGCGGCGGTCGCCCCCGTCCAGGACGTACGCGATGTCATGACAGACCCCCAGTACGCGGCCCTGGACACGATCACCACGGTCCAGGACCCCGAACTCGGCCCCCTGCGCATGCAGAACGTCCTCTTCCGCCTCTCCGAGACCCCCGGCGCGATCACCTGGGCGGGCCGCCCGCACGGCGCGGACACGGACGCGGTCCTCACCGAGCTCGGCCTGACGGAACGGGAGATCACCACGCTGCGCAAGGAGGGCGCCCTGTGA
- a CDS encoding HpcH/HpaI aldolase/citrate lyase family protein, which translates to MTAPHPLTWLYVPGDRPGVVAKALLAGADVVIVDLEDAVAPDRKEYARSATAELLAEPPPVPVHVRVNALDGPLAEADLRAIAPLPGVAGLRLPKVTSRADVIRVAERAAPADGGAPALHALIESALGLEHAFAIATAHPALHGLSIGEADLRADLGVREEVGLDWARSRVVVAARAAGLAPPAQSVHPDIRDLEGLAASCARGRALGFLGRAAIHPRQLPVIERAYLPTPEEVERAEEITKAATTDEGALALPDGRFVDRAVVEGARRTLALSLSRRG; encoded by the coding sequence GTGACCGCTCCACACCCCCTGACCTGGCTGTACGTCCCCGGGGACCGTCCCGGTGTGGTGGCCAAGGCGCTCCTCGCGGGCGCCGACGTGGTGATCGTCGACCTGGAGGACGCGGTCGCCCCCGACCGCAAGGAGTACGCCAGGTCGGCCACCGCCGAACTCCTCGCGGAGCCCCCTCCCGTCCCCGTGCACGTCCGCGTGAACGCCCTGGACGGTCCGCTCGCCGAGGCCGACCTGCGCGCGATCGCCCCGCTCCCCGGCGTCGCCGGGCTGCGGCTGCCCAAGGTCACCTCGCGCGCCGACGTCATCCGGGTCGCGGAACGCGCGGCCCCCGCCGACGGCGGCGCCCCCGCCCTCCACGCCCTCATCGAATCGGCGCTCGGCCTGGAGCACGCCTTCGCCATCGCCACCGCGCACCCCGCCCTGCACGGCCTCTCCATCGGCGAGGCGGACCTCCGCGCCGACCTGGGCGTACGCGAGGAGGTGGGGCTGGACTGGGCGCGCTCGCGCGTGGTGGTGGCCGCGCGCGCGGCGGGTCTGGCCCCGCCCGCCCAGTCGGTCCACCCGGACATCCGCGACCTCGAAGGGCTCGCCGCGTCCTGCGCCCGGGGCCGCGCGCTCGGCTTCCTGGGCCGGGCGGCGATCCACCCCCGCCAACTCCCGGTGATCGAACGGGCCTACCTGCCCACTCCCGAGGAGGTCGAACGCGCCGAGGAGATCACCAAGGCGGCGACGACGGACGAGGGAGCACTGGCCCTGCCGGACGGCCGCTTCGTGGACAGGGCGGTGGTGGAGGGCGCGCGCCGAACCCTGGCCCTGTCCCTGTCCCGCAGGGGCTGA
- the lgt gene encoding prolipoprotein diacylglyceryl transferase, translated as MDLAFIPSPSRGVVDLGPIPLRGYAFCIIIGVFVAVWLGNKRWVARGGQSGTVADIAVWAVPFGLVGGRLYHVITDYQLYFSEGRDWVDAFKIWEGGLGIWGAIALGAVGAWIGCRRRGIPLPAWADALAPGIALAQAIGRWGNWFNQELYGKATDVPWALKITSAEDGRVPGTYHPTFLYESLWCVGVAVLVIWADRRFKLGHGRAFALYVASYCAGRAWIEYMRVDDAHHILGVRLNVWTAIVVFVLAVVYLVVSAKIRPGREEIVEPAAVASGEVDGDDASADEPAADKKEPAADKKEPAAEKKEPAEDAAESAEKS; from the coding sequence ATGGACCTTGCCTTCATTCCCAGTCCGTCGCGCGGTGTGGTCGATCTCGGCCCCATTCCGTTGCGCGGCTACGCGTTCTGCATCATCATCGGCGTCTTCGTGGCCGTCTGGCTCGGCAACAAGCGGTGGGTCGCCCGCGGGGGCCAGTCCGGCACCGTGGCCGACATCGCCGTGTGGGCCGTGCCGTTCGGCCTCGTCGGCGGGCGGCTCTACCACGTGATCACGGATTACCAGCTGTACTTCAGCGAGGGCCGTGACTGGGTCGACGCCTTCAAGATCTGGGAGGGCGGCCTCGGCATCTGGGGCGCGATCGCACTCGGCGCGGTCGGCGCGTGGATCGGCTGTCGTCGGCGCGGCATCCCGCTCCCCGCCTGGGCCGACGCGCTGGCCCCCGGCATCGCGCTCGCCCAGGCGATCGGCCGCTGGGGCAACTGGTTCAACCAGGAGCTGTACGGCAAGGCCACGGACGTGCCGTGGGCCCTGAAGATCACCTCGGCGGAGGACGGCCGGGTCCCCGGCACGTACCACCCGACCTTCCTGTACGAGTCGCTGTGGTGCGTCGGCGTCGCCGTCCTGGTCATCTGGGCCGACCGCCGCTTCAAGCTCGGGCACGGCCGGGCGTTCGCGCTGTACGTCGCCTCGTACTGCGCGGGGCGCGCCTGGATCGAGTACATGCGCGTCGACGACGCCCACCACATCCTGGGCGTCCGCCTCAACGTGTGGACCGCGATCGTGGTCTTCGTGCTCGCGGTCGTCTACCTCGTGGTCTCGGCGAAGATCCGCCCCGGCCGCGAAGAGATCGTCGAACCCGCCGCGGTCGCCTCCGGCGAGGTGGACGGGGACGATGCCTCTGCGGATGAGCCCGCGGCGGACAAGAAGGAGCCCGCGGCGGACAAGAAGGAGCCCGCGGCCGAGAAGAAGGAACCCGCGGAGGACGCGGCGGAGTCGGCCGAGAAGAGCTGA
- a CDS encoding DsbA family protein — protein MSEKNREGKRSARERLAEERERQKARDKQRRGLVVGAAVVGVLGLAAVVGLLAANSGGDDTSDTSSGPVVVPKGANGKDQLSLPLGKGSAKSTLDIWEDFRCPACKQFEDAYRSTIHELADKGQLKVEYHLATLIDKNLGGSGSLRAANAAGCAQDAGKFPPYHDVLYKNQPEEADDAFSKNAKLIELAGQVDGLVTDSFKKCVEDGKHDSWATASNKAFQDAKLRGTPTVRLDGKDIFGDQQNPLTPAKLKKMVEDANKG, from the coding sequence GTGAGTGAGAAGAACCGTGAGGGAAAGCGATCGGCCCGCGAGCGGCTGGCGGAAGAGCGAGAGCGGCAGAAGGCCCGCGACAAGCAGCGCAGAGGGTTGGTCGTCGGAGCCGCGGTGGTCGGTGTGCTCGGCCTCGCCGCGGTGGTGGGCCTGCTCGCCGCCAATTCCGGTGGTGACGACACGAGCGACACGTCGTCGGGCCCCGTCGTCGTGCCCAAGGGGGCGAACGGCAAGGACCAGTTGTCGCTCCCGCTCGGCAAGGGGAGCGCCAAGTCTACCCTCGACATCTGGGAGGACTTCCGCTGCCCGGCCTGCAAGCAGTTCGAGGACGCGTACCGCTCGACCATCCACGAGCTCGCCGACAAGGGCCAGCTCAAGGTCGAGTACCACCTGGCCACGCTGATCGACAAGAACCTCGGCGGCAGCGGCTCGCTCCGCGCGGCCAACGCGGCGGGCTGCGCCCAGGACGCGGGCAAGTTCCCTCCGTACCACGACGTCCTCTACAAGAACCAGCCCGAGGAAGCCGACGACGCGTTCAGCAAGAACGCCAAGCTGATCGAGCTCGCGGGCCAGGTGGACGGGCTCGTCACGGACTCCTTCAAGAAGTGCGTCGAGGACGGCAAGCACGACAGCTGGGCCACCGCGTCCAACAAGGCCTTCCAGGACGCCAAGCTGCGGGGCACGCCGACGGTGCGGCTCGACGGCAAGGACATCTTCGGCGACCAGCAGAACCCGCTGACCCCCGCGAAGCTGAAGAAGATGGTGGAGGACGCGAACAAGGGCTAG
- the trpA gene encoding tryptophan synthase subunit alpha, which yields MSGNINLLDDTLAAAKAEGRSALIAYLPAGFPTVDGGIAAVKAAFDGGADVVEVGLPHSDPVLDGPVIQTADDIALRGGLKIRDVMRTVREAFEATGKPVLVMTYWNPIDRYGVERFTAELAEAGGAGCILPDLPVQESALWREHADKHGLATVFVVAPSSKDERLATITAAGSGFVYAASLMGVTGTRASVGEQAQELVGRTKATTDLPVCVGLGVSNARQAAEVAGFADGVIVGSAFVQRMLDAEDEQAGLAAVRALAGELADGVRGKA from the coding sequence GTGAGCGGCAACATCAACCTGTTGGACGACACCCTCGCGGCCGCGAAGGCCGAGGGCAGGTCCGCGCTCATCGCCTATCTCCCGGCCGGGTTCCCGACCGTGGACGGCGGCATCGCGGCGGTCAAGGCCGCCTTCGACGGCGGCGCGGACGTGGTCGAGGTGGGCCTGCCGCACTCCGACCCGGTGCTCGACGGCCCCGTCATCCAGACCGCCGACGACATCGCGCTGCGCGGCGGCCTCAAGATCCGCGACGTCATGCGCACGGTCCGCGAGGCCTTCGAGGCCACCGGCAAGCCGGTGCTCGTCATGACGTACTGGAACCCGATCGACCGCTACGGCGTGGAGCGCTTCACCGCCGAACTCGCCGAGGCGGGCGGCGCGGGCTGCATCCTGCCCGACCTGCCCGTCCAGGAGTCGGCGCTCTGGAGGGAGCACGCCGACAAGCACGGCCTGGCGACGGTCTTCGTGGTCGCGCCGAGCAGCAAGGACGAGCGGCTCGCCACGATCACCGCGGCCGGTTCCGGCTTCGTCTACGCGGCGTCCCTGATGGGCGTCACCGGCACCCGCGCCTCCGTCGGTGAACAGGCGCAGGAGCTGGTGGGGCGCACCAAGGCCACCACGGACCTGCCGGTCTGCGTCGGGCTCGGCGTCTCCAACGCCCGCCAGGCCGCCGAGGTCGCGGGCTTCGCCGACGGCGTGATCGTCGGCTCGGCCTTCGTCCAGCGGATGCTCGACGCCGAGGACGAGCAGGCGGGGCTCGCCGCCGTGCGGGCGCTCGCGGGCGAACTCGCGGACGGTGTGCGCGGCAAGGCATAA